A genome region from Aestuariivirga litoralis includes the following:
- a CDS encoding M20 family metallopeptidase, which produces MTGDERLMADVLKPEMQRLDLAPRCEDFLPGRPNVYGARMGNGPHLTFIGHTDVVHARTWATAWEGKAQEDPFGATIIDGELWGRGAADLKAGICTTLMALDVIDRAGIKLEGSLSYAFVGDEESGEPDTGVSAGIKTYVRQVQAGMMPKPDFCIYTEPTKLAIYPVQMGFFIADITITGRSAYFGKPELGVDALKAAHRVLTAIWKHSDEVSARASHPLLGPGFALVTDLKAGGLIAVPGEAKISLIRKLLPGETIDGAIKELESAIHGVVPKNIGLSILYPAGRDHARGGSPAGIDGERQEIRLLAQCIGAVKPGSGRIEGAPFWSEMPFITEQLKAPAVYFAPGDISICHTNEERVPLKDYHDAIVGLAAFIVSYCNPVTI; this is translated from the coding sequence GTGACCGGCGACGAACGGCTGATGGCCGACGTGCTAAAGCCTGAAATGCAGCGCCTGGACCTCGCGCCGAGGTGCGAAGATTTTCTGCCCGGTCGACCGAATGTCTACGGCGCGCGCATGGGCAACGGCCCTCACCTCACTTTCATCGGCCACACGGATGTTGTCCATGCCCGGACCTGGGCCACGGCCTGGGAGGGCAAGGCACAAGAAGACCCATTTGGCGCAACAATCATCGACGGCGAACTTTGGGGGCGGGGCGCTGCCGATCTCAAAGCAGGAATTTGCACGACGTTGATGGCGCTGGATGTGATCGACCGCGCCGGAATCAAATTGGAGGGCTCGCTTTCCTATGCCTTCGTCGGCGATGAAGAAAGCGGCGAGCCGGACACCGGTGTCAGTGCTGGGATCAAAACCTATGTAAGGCAGGTCCAAGCCGGCATGATGCCGAAACCCGATTTCTGCATCTATACCGAACCGACCAAGCTGGCGATCTATCCGGTACAGATGGGTTTCTTCATTGCCGACATCACGATTACTGGAAGGTCGGCCTATTTTGGCAAACCGGAGCTTGGTGTCGACGCGTTAAAGGCAGCACATAGGGTTCTGACCGCCATCTGGAAGCATTCGGACGAAGTGAGCGCGCGTGCCAGCCATCCTTTGCTGGGACCGGGGTTTGCATTGGTGACGGATTTGAAGGCGGGAGGCCTTATCGCCGTTCCAGGCGAAGCAAAGATTTCGCTCATCCGAAAATTGCTTCCGGGCGAAACCATCGATGGCGCGATCAAAGAATTGGAATCAGCAATCCACGGCGTTGTTCCAAAGAATATAGGCCTTTCGATTTTATATCCTGCGGGACGCGATCATGCACGTGGCGGTTCGCCTGCAGGCATCGACGGGGAACGCCAAGAGATCAGGTTGCTGGCACAGTGCATTGGAGCGGTGAAACCAGGGTCGGGCCGGATTGAAGGTGCCCCCTTCTGGTCTGAAATGCCCTTCATCACCGAACAGCTAAAAGCCCCTGCCGTATATTTCGCACCCGGCGACATTTCGATTTGCCACACCAATGAAGAGCGCGTCCCATTGAAGGATTATCACGACGCTATCGTTGGTCTGGCTGCATTCATCGTGAGCTACTGCAACCCCGTCACGATTTGA